The proteins below are encoded in one region of Hordeum vulgare subsp. vulgare chromosome 3H, MorexV3_pseudomolecules_assembly, whole genome shotgun sequence:
- the LOC123441091 gene encoding small nuclear ribonucleoprotein Sm D2-like, with protein MAEEAAANVKKEEEEFSTGPLSLLMMSVKNNTQVLINCRNNKKLLGRMRAFDRHCNMVLENVREMWTEVPKTGKGKKKALPVNKDRFISKMFLRGDSVIIVLRNPK; from the exons ATGGCGGAAGAAGCAGCTGCCAAT gtgaagaaggaggaggaggagttcagCACCGGGCCCCTGTCCCTGCTCATGATGAGCGTCAAGAACAATACCCAG GTACTTATCAACTGCCGGAACAACAAGAAGCTACTTGGTCGCATGAGAGCATTTGACCGTCATTGCAACATGGTTCTCGAGAACGTTAGGGAGATGTGGACTGAG GTTCCAAAgactggcaaaggcaagaagaagGCCCTTCCAGTGAACAAGGACAGGTTCATCAGCAAGATGTTCCTCCGCGGCGACtcggtcatcattgttctaaggaaCCCCAAATGA